The proteins below come from a single Piscinibacter gummiphilus genomic window:
- a CDS encoding DUF305 domain-containing protein, with protein MTAPHRTFRGGYSLHAPMQFFGVGQCDVLTLACGQLLALLGALFAEHDHPRQHKGTPMTHISASAKTASILLAIALGPGMVFAQTAGHGSDQMKKSMESGMKSMQSMSMSGDTDKDFAMMMKMHHQQALEMAKVEAEHGKSPELKTMAAKIIKDQTKEIEQLDKWMMKNK; from the coding sequence GTGACAGCACCCCACCGCACGTTTCGTGGCGGCTATTCCTTGCATGCACCGATGCAATTCTTCGGCGTGGGCCAATGCGATGTTCTCACGTTGGCCTGCGGACAACTTTTGGCGCTTCTGGGAGCGTTGTTTGCTGAGCATGACCACCCTCGTCAACACAAAGGAACTCCCATGACCCACATTTCCGCTTCCGCCAAAACCGCGTCGATCCTCCTGGCCATCGCGCTGGGCCCTGGCATGGTCTTCGCCCAGACAGCCGGCCACGGTTCCGATCAGATGAAGAAATCGATGGAGTCGGGTATGAAGAGCATGCAGTCGATGTCCATGAGCGGCGACACCGACAAGGACTTCGCCATGATGATGAAGATGCACCACCAACAAGCCTTGGAGATGGCCAAGGTAGAGGCCGAGCACGGCAAGTCGCCCGAGCTCAAGACGATGGCCGCCAAGATCATCAAGGACCAGACCAAAGAGATCGAGCAGCTCGACAAGTGGATGATGAAGAACAAGTGA
- a CDS encoding methyltransferase family protein, translating into MNHDQPGYGLWMLVILNSAIFLMFAFSFFKPQTGRDWRTFGAFAAFVVALFVEMYGFPLTIYLMSGWLQTKFPSLDLMSHNTGHLWSTLLGEKGDPHFGVLHIASYVFLGLGFYLLSAAWNVLYQAQRANRLATTGPYARIRHPQYVAFVAILLGFLFQWPTLLTLVMFPILVAMYGRLAITEEREMRKRFGAEFDAYAARTPRFFPDLRGRASAA; encoded by the coding sequence ATGAATCACGACCAACCGGGCTACGGGTTGTGGATGCTCGTCATCCTCAATTCGGCCATCTTCCTGATGTTCGCGTTCAGCTTCTTCAAGCCGCAGACCGGCCGCGACTGGCGCACCTTCGGCGCATTCGCAGCTTTCGTTGTCGCGCTATTCGTCGAGATGTACGGATTTCCGCTCACCATCTACCTGATGTCGGGCTGGTTGCAGACAAAGTTCCCGAGCCTGGACCTGATGTCGCACAACACCGGGCACCTCTGGTCAACGCTGCTCGGCGAGAAGGGCGACCCCCATTTCGGGGTGCTGCACATCGCGAGCTACGTCTTCCTCGGGCTCGGTTTCTACCTGCTGTCCGCGGCCTGGAACGTGCTGTACCAGGCGCAGCGTGCCAATCGGTTGGCGACGACCGGACCCTATGCCCGCATCCGACACCCGCAGTACGTTGCCTTCGTGGCGATCCTGCTGGGCTTCCTCTTCCAGTGGCCCACGCTGCTGACGCTGGTGATGTTCCCGATCCTCGTCGCCATGTATGGGCGACTTGCCATCACGGAGGAACGCGAGATGCGCAAGCGTTTTGGCGCCGAGTTCGACGCTTACGCCGCGCGCACGCCGCGCTTCTTTCCCGACTTGCGCGGCCGCGCCTCGGCTGCCTGA
- a CDS encoding MerR family transcriptional regulator gives MKKKTVVGLQPLYGHSSLTIGRLAKAAGVGVETVRYYQSRGLLRVPPASGAFRIYPLAAIDRIAFIKRAQSLGFSLDEVHSLLDLEDGRNRRAIQSVTQARLAQIDDKLGELNRMRGVLSDLLNRCRQTGQMHVCPIIETLAGARPPT, from the coding sequence ATGAAAAAAAAGACGGTCGTTGGCCTTCAGCCGTTGTACGGTCATTCTTCCTTGACCATTGGGCGACTCGCAAAGGCGGCGGGAGTGGGCGTGGAGACAGTCCGCTACTACCAGTCGCGCGGGCTTCTCCGCGTGCCGCCTGCCAGCGGCGCATTTCGCATCTATCCCTTGGCAGCAATCGACCGCATCGCGTTCATCAAGCGTGCGCAGTCGTTGGGCTTCTCTCTAGATGAGGTGCACAGCCTGCTGGACCTAGAGGACGGGCGCAATCGCCGTGCCATCCAATCGGTTACCCAAGCGCGGCTGGCGCAGATCGACGATAAGCTGGGGGAATTGAATCGCATGCGCGGAGTTCTGTCCGACTTGCTGAACCGCTGCAGACAGACCGGGCAGATGCATGTCTGCCCGATCATCGAGACACTCGCCGGCGCGAGGCCACCTACCTGA
- a CDS encoding copper resistance system multicopper oxidase: protein MNHHHSARGAAPGHAQPRRRFLQGAASMAAMLVWPLGADAVVKKSHLALPLSSSRVDTKFDLTLARTQVNFTGTPTSAITLNGTVPGPLLRMQEGHEVAIALTNRLDEVTAAHWHGLKVPNNMDGVPGVTFPGIKAGETFNYRFNLRQSGTYWYHSHAILQEPAGFYAPLIIDPQSREPFGYDREYVVMLSEWVDTPPAKVLANLKKVEGYYNDRRQTLPDLYAELKAAGSPQKREAIWSERMAWARMRMDPTDATDGGSQWQFLMQGQRVEDNWTALFAPGERIRLRLINASAMNFFDVSIPGLELTVVQADGQNVRPVRVRELRMGNGETYDVIVQPTERKAYTLFAATSGRIGFARGTLAPELGMEGEIPPMGQRPVRTMDEMAGTHGGGHASASAPQTARAADPHAGHGAVPVPVPAQAAPHAMHGGMKGMEVMPGMGSTPMAGETATDATAVGVKDRLAYADLEALTPLRLPAGPAKKIDMRLTGDMTRYIWSINDKKLSQATFFEARVGERLEIRLINETMMEHPMHMHGAFFVVENGKGERAPLKHTVIVKPGETITVHTSFDEAGPWVFHCHLFYHAAAGMIQAIVVK, encoded by the coding sequence ATGAACCACCACCACTCCGCCCGGGGGGCCGCGCCAGGCCACGCACAGCCCAGGCGCCGCTTCCTGCAGGGCGCCGCCAGCATGGCCGCCATGCTGGTCTGGCCTCTCGGCGCCGATGCCGTCGTGAAGAAATCGCACCTCGCCTTGCCGCTGTCGTCCTCACGCGTCGACACCAAGTTCGACTTGACCCTGGCGCGCACCCAGGTCAACTTCACCGGCACGCCGACGTCGGCCATCACCCTCAACGGCACGGTACCGGGTCCGTTGCTGCGCATGCAGGAAGGTCACGAAGTCGCAATCGCCCTGACCAATCGGCTCGACGAGGTGACCGCAGCGCACTGGCACGGACTCAAAGTGCCGAACAACATGGACGGTGTGCCGGGCGTCACCTTCCCGGGTATCAAGGCCGGTGAGACTTTCAACTACCGATTCAATCTGCGCCAGAGTGGCACCTATTGGTACCACAGCCACGCGATCCTGCAGGAGCCCGCGGGCTTCTACGCGCCGCTGATCATCGACCCGCAGAGCCGCGAGCCGTTCGGCTACGACCGCGAGTACGTCGTGATGCTGTCCGAGTGGGTCGACACGCCGCCGGCGAAGGTGCTGGCAAACCTCAAGAAGGTGGAGGGCTACTACAACGACCGCCGCCAAACCCTGCCTGACCTCTATGCCGAACTGAAGGCGGCGGGCAGTCCGCAAAAGCGCGAGGCGATCTGGAGCGAGCGTATGGCCTGGGCGCGCATGCGCATGGATCCCACCGATGCCACCGACGGCGGAAGCCAGTGGCAGTTCCTCATGCAGGGCCAGCGCGTCGAGGACAACTGGACAGCGCTGTTCGCACCAGGCGAGCGGATCCGCTTACGTCTCATCAATGCGTCGGCCATGAACTTCTTCGATGTCTCGATCCCGGGCTTGGAGCTGACCGTCGTGCAGGCCGACGGGCAGAATGTGCGCCCGGTACGGGTTCGCGAATTGCGCATGGGCAACGGTGAAACCTACGACGTCATCGTGCAGCCCACCGAGCGCAAGGCCTACACACTGTTCGCCGCGACCTCGGGGCGCATCGGCTTCGCGCGCGGCACGCTTGCGCCCGAACTCGGCATGGAGGGCGAAATCCCGCCGATGGGTCAGCGGCCGGTGCGCACCATGGACGAGATGGCCGGCACACACGGTGGTGGCCATGCGAGCGCGTCGGCTCCCCAGACCGCTAGAGCGGCCGATCCGCATGCCGGACACGGCGCTGTGCCCGTCCCGGTCCCGGCGCAGGCCGCCCCGCACGCGATGCACGGCGGCATGAAAGGCATGGAGGTGATGCCCGGCATGGGGAGTACGCCAATGGCAGGCGAGACAGCGACCGACGCGACCGCCGTCGGGGTGAAAGACCGCCTCGCCTACGCCGATCTTGAAGCCCTGACGCCATTGCGGTTGCCCGCGGGCCCGGCTAAGAAGATCGACATGCGACTCACAGGAGACATGACCCGCTACATCTGGTCGATCAACGACAAAAAACTTTCGCAGGCCACATTCTTCGAGGCACGCGTCGGCGAGCGTCTGGAGATCCGCCTGATCAACGAAACCATGATGGAACACCCGATGCACATGCATGGCGCGTTTTTCGTGGTCGAGAACGGCAAAGGGGAGCGCGCGCCGCTGAAGCACACCGTCATTGTCAAGCCCGGCGAGACCATCACGGTGCACACCAGCTTTGACGAGGCGGGGCCCTGGGTCTTCCACTGCCACCTCTTCTATCACGCGGCCGCCGGAATGATCCAGGCCATCGTCGTCAAGTGA
- a CDS encoding DUF2933 domain-containing protein → MNHDTHEPNRPARSFWSSRYGIGLLIFAAIALFFLLTEHRAHTLGVLPYLLLAACPLMHIFMHRGHGHGGADEGEGTTSDHTADTNKPDGRSKATHRHH, encoded by the coding sequence ATGAACCATGACACGCACGAGCCAAACCGCCCCGCGCGCAGTTTCTGGAGCAGTCGCTACGGCATCGGACTGCTGATCTTTGCTGCGATTGCCCTCTTCTTCCTGCTCACTGAACACCGCGCCCACACCCTGGGTGTTTTGCCCTACCTGCTGCTGGCGGCTTGCCCGCTGATGCACATCTTCATGCACCGCGGCCACGGGCACGGTGGAGCCGATGAGGGTGAGGGCACAACCAGCGATCACACCGCCGACACCAACAAGCCTGACGGGCGCTCCAAGGCGACACATCGCCACCACTAA
- a CDS encoding heavy metal translocating P-type ATPase, with protein sequence MKTSTVEVGELVSSLSAAGVQRQIAALPGVHHVDVNYVAGSATVHYDETKTSLEAIRKRIVECGYHCRGEMLPAHICPPEGHAGHAGHAGHEDHAAHGGHAAHDHATHGAATAAASAPLTAKAASHEGHAAHGGHGGEGAHQMSDMMHDMGHSPGMSMQDMANDMRNRFLVALLFSIPVFLYSPMGEMFGDFATPFGMDRNLFLFIAATGAIAYPGWPFFVAGFRAARNKVANMATLVVLSVGTGYVFSLGATFFYEGEVFYEAASVLLVFILLGHWLEMRARAGASDAIRALMDLAPPMATVLRNNVETKVPTSEVLVGETVVIKPGDKIPVDGKIIDGASQVDESMLTGESMPVKKVVGNAVIGATINKSGSFRYEATKVGADTALAQIVKLVQEAQNSKAPGQLLADQASQWLVLAAILVGLLTFAVWFWVLGQPLLFALTLTITVFVIACPDALGLATPMAIMVGTGLGAMNGILFKNAAALENATKLTVVVFDKTGTLTLGQPDVVEMVPAPGVTESLLLSTAAAVEKFSEHPLALAVLKRAGPDTPETATAFTNIDGQGARATIGGDDVLLGNRKLMEAERIDLAELAAEAARLQGGGRTVVHVARGGRLIGLIAIADAVRPTSEATIAKLQERGVKVAMITGDNQATAERIGKELGIDIVLADVLPGQKASKIKELQAQGHKVAMVGDGINDAPALTQADVGFAIGAGTDVAMESAQVVLMKSDPYDVVGAIELSRATLRKMHQNLWWAVGYNVIAFPLAAGVFYPFTLSPEVAALSMSGSSAIVAINALMLKRTKLAGIRRPQPSSNAPSTVAQGAAA encoded by the coding sequence ATGAAGACAAGCACCGTAGAAGTCGGCGAACTGGTCTCCAGCCTGAGTGCCGCCGGCGTACAGCGCCAGATTGCGGCGCTGCCGGGCGTCCACCACGTCGACGTCAACTACGTCGCCGGCAGCGCCACCGTGCACTACGACGAAACGAAGACCTCGCTTGAGGCCATCCGAAAGCGCATCGTCGAGTGCGGCTACCACTGCCGCGGCGAGATGCTGCCCGCGCACATCTGCCCGCCGGAGGGGCACGCTGGGCACGCTGGGCACGCCGGACATGAAGACCACGCCGCGCACGGCGGCCATGCCGCTCATGATCACGCGACGCACGGCGCCGCGACGGCTGCCGCCTCGGCACCACTCACCGCCAAGGCTGCTTCGCATGAGGGGCACGCGGCCCATGGGGGCCACGGCGGCGAAGGCGCGCACCAGATGAGCGACATGATGCACGACATGGGCCATTCGCCCGGCATGTCAATGCAGGACATGGCCAACGACATGCGCAACCGCTTCCTGGTCGCGCTGCTGTTTTCGATTCCGGTATTCCTCTACTCGCCCATGGGTGAGATGTTCGGCGACTTCGCGACACCATTCGGCATGGACCGGAACCTCTTCCTGTTCATCGCTGCCACCGGTGCCATCGCCTATCCCGGCTGGCCATTCTTCGTTGCCGGCTTTCGTGCTGCGCGCAACAAGGTGGCGAACATGGCCACGCTGGTCGTGCTGTCGGTCGGCACCGGCTACGTGTTCAGCCTTGGCGCCACCTTCTTCTACGAAGGCGAAGTTTTCTACGAGGCCGCTTCCGTGCTGCTGGTGTTCATCCTGCTCGGCCACTGGCTGGAGATGCGTGCCCGTGCCGGCGCTTCCGATGCGATCCGCGCGCTGATGGATCTGGCGCCACCGATGGCTACCGTGCTGCGCAACAACGTCGAGACCAAGGTGCCGACTTCCGAGGTGCTGGTCGGCGAGACGGTGGTCATCAAGCCGGGCGACAAGATCCCGGTGGATGGCAAGATCATCGACGGCGCGTCGCAAGTCGACGAGTCGATGCTGACCGGCGAGTCGATGCCGGTGAAGAAGGTGGTCGGCAATGCCGTGATCGGCGCGACCATCAACAAGAGCGGCAGCTTCCGCTACGAGGCCACCAAGGTCGGCGCCGACACGGCGCTCGCGCAGATCGTCAAATTGGTCCAGGAGGCGCAGAACTCGAAGGCACCGGGCCAGTTGCTGGCCGATCAGGCGTCGCAATGGTTGGTGCTCGCGGCCATCCTCGTCGGCCTGCTCACCTTTGCGGTCTGGTTCTGGGTGCTCGGCCAGCCATTGCTGTTCGCCCTGACGCTCACCATCACCGTCTTCGTGATCGCCTGCCCCGACGCGCTCGGGCTGGCAACACCGATGGCGATCATGGTCGGCACCGGCCTCGGTGCGATGAACGGCATCTTGTTCAAGAACGCCGCGGCACTGGAGAACGCGACCAAGCTCACGGTGGTCGTGTTCGACAAGACCGGCACGTTGACTCTGGGCCAGCCGGACGTGGTCGAGATGGTGCCGGCGCCTGGTGTAACGGAATCACTGCTGCTGTCCACCGCGGCCGCGGTGGAGAAGTTCTCCGAGCATCCCCTCGCGCTGGCGGTGCTCAAGCGCGCCGGCCCGGACACGCCGGAGACAGCGACCGCCTTCACCAACATTGACGGCCAAGGCGCGCGCGCGACCATCGGCGGCGACGACGTGCTGCTCGGAAACCGCAAGCTGATGGAAGCCGAGCGAATCGACCTCGCAGAACTCGCCGCCGAGGCGGCACGGCTGCAAGGCGGCGGCCGCACGGTTGTTCACGTGGCCCGCGGAGGCCGCCTGATCGGCCTGATCGCGATCGCCGATGCCGTGCGCCCAACTTCCGAGGCCACGATCGCCAAGCTTCAAGAGCGCGGCGTGAAGGTCGCCATGATCACCGGCGACAACCAGGCCACGGCCGAGCGCATCGGCAAGGAACTCGGCATCGACATCGTGCTCGCCGACGTGCTGCCCGGTCAGAAGGCCTCGAAGATCAAGGAACTGCAGGCCCAGGGTCACAAAGTCGCCATGGTCGGCGACGGCATTAACGATGCGCCGGCCCTGACGCAAGCCGATGTCGGTTTCGCCATCGGCGCGGGCACCGACGTGGCCATGGAAAGCGCCCAGGTGGTGCTAATGAAGAGCGACCCCTACGACGTCGTCGGTGCGATCGAGCTGTCGCGCGCGACGCTGCGCAAGATGCACCAGAACCTGTGGTGGGCGGTGGGCTACAACGTGATCGCCTTCCCGCTCGCGGCCGGCGTGTTCTATCCGTTCACGCTGTCGCCCGAGGTCGCTGCGCTGTCGATGTCGGGCAGTTCGGCCATCGTCGCGATCAACGCGCTGATGCTCAAGCGCACCAAGCTCGCTGGCATCCGCCGCCCCCAACCTTCGTCGAACGCGCCTTCTACTGTCGCGCAAGGCGCGGCGGCCTGA
- a CDS encoding TolC family protein, which yields MLNFEMVGRVARPNGAADFRWRVGLRLVAAAALGLTTSAWATPLTFQDALTLAEQRSPMLQARRAALEGAQQSRTAAGQLPDPKLAVGVENYPVSGADRFRWNRESMTMRRIGVMQEVPNAAKRAAQRESADAKAERERAMLEAERLAVQRETAVAWLAQHHAERKLKLFAALERENQVLQDTLAARIAGGKAMPADALMARQEALGLAERRDELQAAVDQASAALQRWTGSAGETSGSSPVIPLDTTSLLQRLARHGELLPSTSMLEMAKAEIAEAQASRRGDWGWELAYANRHRAYGDMVSFQLSFDLPVSPATRQDPQIAAKRKELDRLEAERDDALRRVRAELQSQISELQRLERALERQVSSVLPLLGERVQLTLVSYEGGRTDLSSVLTARKDAAEAQWRALDLEAQLMSQRARLAYLIAE from the coding sequence ATGTTGAACTTCGAAATGGTCGGGCGAGTGGCTCGGCCGAATGGCGCCGCCGATTTCCGTTGGCGAGTGGGTTTGCGTCTGGTCGCTGCCGCTGCCTTGGGGCTCACAACGAGCGCGTGGGCAACACCGCTCACGTTCCAAGACGCTTTGACCCTGGCGGAGCAGCGCTCGCCAATGCTGCAGGCCCGGCGCGCCGCCCTCGAGGGTGCGCAACAGAGCCGAACTGCGGCGGGACAGTTGCCAGATCCCAAGCTCGCCGTGGGCGTTGAGAACTACCCCGTGAGTGGTGCGGATCGATTCAGGTGGAACCGGGAGTCAATGACCATGCGGCGCATCGGTGTGATGCAGGAGGTGCCGAACGCGGCCAAACGCGCAGCTCAACGTGAGAGCGCCGACGCCAAAGCCGAGCGTGAGCGGGCCATGCTGGAGGCCGAGCGCTTGGCCGTGCAGCGCGAGACGGCTGTCGCATGGCTTGCCCAGCACCACGCCGAGCGCAAGCTCAAGCTCTTCGCTGCGCTGGAACGAGAGAACCAGGTTCTGCAGGACACGCTCGCCGCCCGCATCGCCGGTGGCAAGGCCATGCCGGCCGACGCGTTGATGGCCAGGCAGGAAGCGCTGGGTCTGGCCGAACGGCGCGACGAGTTGCAAGCCGCCGTCGATCAGGCGAGTGCTGCGCTCCAGAGGTGGACCGGCAGCGCGGGCGAAACAAGCGGGTCATCGCCCGTCATCCCGCTCGACACCACCAGCCTGCTGCAGCGCCTGGCTCGCCACGGTGAGCTGCTTCCCTCGACATCGATGCTGGAGATGGCCAAGGCGGAGATCGCCGAGGCACAAGCCTCACGCCGCGGCGACTGGGGCTGGGAGCTGGCCTACGCGAACAGGCACCGCGCCTATGGCGACATGGTGTCGTTCCAGCTGAGCTTCGACCTGCCGGTCTCGCCGGCGACACGCCAGGATCCGCAGATCGCCGCCAAGCGCAAAGAACTTGATCGCCTCGAGGCAGAGCGCGACGACGCGTTGAGGCGGGTGCGCGCAGAGCTGCAAAGCCAGATCTCGGAGCTGCAGCGACTGGAGCGTGCGTTGGAACGCCAGGTGTCCTCCGTCCTTCCTCTGCTGGGCGAACGCGTCCAGCTGACGCTGGTGAGCTACGAAGGCGGACGCACCGACCTCTCAAGCGTGCTGACGGCTCGCAAGGACGCTGCCGAAGCCCAGTGGCGTGCTTTGGATCTCGAAGCACAACTCATGAGCCAGCGCGCTCGACTTGCCTACCTGATCGCGGAGTGA
- a CDS encoding MFS transporter: protein MTNPPRIERQPTSLGLGAWQLAWLAAAVFVVSAGYGALMPLLPAWLAPLMAADGQAEVARHVGLLSGLYAAGVLVGAPLWGLVSDRWGRGRILVIGLVGYVTSLLPLLWPDWIGLAGIYASRGATGFFVAAVVPVVPALVAEHTPQDQRARRFAWLGAMSLLGFLFGPGLNAAAAQMSTTLASVGAGTFDPTNLVIVTSAALGALMMLGLATTLPRVAPAAVDDNIQPQSGDRRRTMALWGLNGAVMFVLSGFELGIVLQGQQHPTLSSREISLMFAECSLVMLGVNALLFFTGLLERAAGRGVMAAGLVLAIAGLAMLAQHRSDGWMYIGVSLTAAGTGLVLPTISYLAAGASRRRRLGATMGGLAAAAGFGQTLGSAAAGWLFGAVAQFSFAWLALPLLATLGTLIVRPAWWSTESQPPHSPRVSPAPLPK, encoded by the coding sequence ATGACGAACCCGCCCCGCATCGAACGGCAGCCGACCTCGCTCGGGCTGGGAGCGTGGCAACTCGCGTGGTTGGCGGCTGCTGTCTTCGTCGTCTCTGCAGGCTACGGGGCGTTGATGCCCTTATTGCCGGCCTGGCTCGCACCGCTGATGGCCGCGGATGGCCAAGCCGAAGTGGCGCGCCACGTCGGACTGCTCAGCGGCCTTTACGCTGCTGGGGTGCTGGTCGGTGCACCGCTGTGGGGCCTGGTCTCCGACCGCTGGGGACGGGGCCGCATTCTGGTGATCGGTCTGGTCGGTTACGTCACCAGCCTGCTTCCCCTTTTGTGGCCCGACTGGATCGGGCTCGCCGGCATCTACGCATCCCGAGGGGCCACCGGCTTCTTCGTGGCGGCAGTCGTCCCCGTGGTGCCTGCACTGGTCGCCGAACACACGCCGCAAGACCAGCGCGCGCGGCGCTTCGCGTGGCTCGGAGCGATGTCGTTGCTGGGCTTCCTGTTCGGCCCGGGCCTCAACGCCGCAGCCGCGCAGATGTCCACCACGCTCGCGAGCGTCGGCGCCGGCACCTTCGATCCAACGAATCTAGTCATCGTGACGTCGGCGGCCCTGGGCGCGCTGATGATGCTGGGGCTGGCAACCACCCTGCCCCGCGTCGCACCAGCCGCCGTCGATGACAACATCCAACCCCAGTCTGGCGACCGGAGGCGCACGATGGCGTTGTGGGGGCTGAACGGTGCGGTCATGTTCGTGCTGTCCGGCTTCGAGCTCGGCATCGTGCTGCAGGGTCAACAGCATCCGACGCTGTCGTCGCGCGAGATCTCACTGATGTTCGCCGAGTGCAGCCTCGTGATGCTCGGCGTCAACGCGCTGCTGTTTTTCACCGGGCTGCTCGAGCGGGCCGCCGGACGCGGTGTGATGGCGGCCGGGCTCGTGCTAGCCATCGCCGGCTTGGCGATGCTGGCGCAGCACCGCAGCGACGGCTGGATGTACATCGGCGTCAGCCTCACCGCGGCCGGCACCGGGCTCGTGCTGCCGACCATCTCCTACCTCGCGGCCGGAGCCTCCCGGCGACGGCGGCTGGGCGCCACGATGGGCGGGCTGGCCGCGGCAGCGGGCTTCGGCCAGACGCTCGGCTCGGCGGCCGCCGGCTGGCTCTTCGGTGCGGTGGCCCAGTTCAGCTTCGCCTGGCTCGCCCTGCCGCTGCTGGCGACGCTGGGCACCCTGATCGTGCGCCCCGCATGGTGGTCGACCGAGAGTCAGCCACCGCATTCGCCACGTGTTTCTCCCGCCCCCCTTCCCAAATGA
- a CDS encoding copper resistance protein B yields the protein MNTKNIHPGRLLCLALASTLAGLAGPARAMEDDAIFQTTRIEVDAGRSDSKSIAAWRADGWIGTDYNRFAWRVEGTRSDGRLEDAEVQGLYSRYVAPFWDLQLGLRRELKPAARNYAVIGARGLAPYAFDVDVAAFVRSDGRLFARTRVEYDLLFTNRLIAKPFIGIDWAARSIPSDSIKAGATSSEWGVNLRYEITRAVAPYVEIGRHWQRGPDAGAGLNSVRGGLRLVL from the coding sequence ATGAACACCAAGAACATCCACCCGGGGCGCCTGTTGTGCCTCGCGCTCGCCTCGACACTGGCCGGCTTGGCCGGCCCCGCCCGTGCAATGGAGGACGACGCGATCTTCCAGACCACCCGCATCGAGGTCGATGCGGGCCGCAGTGACTCGAAGAGCATCGCGGCCTGGCGCGCCGACGGCTGGATCGGCACCGACTACAACCGTTTCGCGTGGCGCGTTGAAGGCACGCGCAGCGACGGCCGCCTCGAGGACGCTGAGGTACAGGGGCTGTACAGCCGCTATGTCGCGCCCTTCTGGGACTTGCAGCTCGGTCTGCGGCGCGAACTCAAACCCGCGGCGCGCAACTACGCCGTGATCGGCGCGCGCGGCCTGGCGCCCTATGCCTTCGATGTCGACGTGGCCGCGTTCGTACGCAGCGATGGGCGGTTGTTCGCGCGCACTCGCGTCGAGTACGACCTGCTGTTCACGAACCGCCTCATCGCTAAGCCCTTCATCGGCATCGACTGGGCGGCCCGCTCGATCCCGTCGGACAGCATCAAGGCCGGTGCGACTTCGTCCGAATGGGGCGTCAACCTGCGCTACGAGATCACTCGCGCCGTGGCCCCCTACGTCGAGATCGGCCGCCACTGGCAGCGCGGCCCTGATGCCGGTGCGGGCTTGAACTCGGTGCGCGGCGGGCTGCGGCTGGTGCTCTGA